Proteins encoded in a region of the Ziziphus jujuba cultivar Dongzao chromosome 3, ASM3175591v1 genome:
- the LOC125423412 gene encoding elongation factor 1-alpha encodes MGKEKVNINIVVIGHVGSGKSTTIGRLIYNFGLIDKHVIEKLKKEGAEMNQNSFNYVGVAERGRDISIDNGMWELETDKYHFTFIHAHGHAEFIKNMMTGASRADCALLVVDSTSTGGFEVDIFGNGRTPEHTLIKPLNVICCCNRMDAADYSKERYDEIVKSTSPCLKNLGYNPAKIPFVPISGLEGDNLIERSNNLPWYEGPTLLEALHQIQDPKTPSDKSLEKKEHPNGGKSIKSAAMRRGKKFGTAIVKGGKKLVAAMVTGGKKSLAAIVEGGKKFGPPCLNACVVGGIQAAVALAT; translated from the exons ATGGGCAAGGAGAAGGTCAATATTAACATTGTGGTCATTGGCCATGTTGGCTCCGGCAAGTCAACCACAATTGGCCGTCTTATCTACAACTTTGGACTTATTGACAAGCATGTCATTGAGAAACTTAAGAAAGAAGGTGCTGAAATGAACCAGAATTCGTTCAATTATGTGGGGGTGGCCGAACGTGGGCGTGATATCAGCATTGACAATGGCATGTGGGAGTTGGAGACGGACAAGTACCATTTCACTTTCATTCATGCTCATGGGCATGCCGAGTTTATTAAGAACATGATGACAGGTGCTTCGCGGGCTGACTGTGCCCTTCTGGTTGTTGATTCCACCAGTACTGGTGGTTTTGAAGTTGACATTTTTGGGAATGGACGGACTCCCGAGCATACATTGATTAAACCTCTTAATGTTATCTGTTGCTGCAACAGG ATGGATGCGGCCGATTACTCAAAGGAGAGGTATGATGAAATTGTGAAGTCAACCTCTCCCTGCCTGAAGAATCTTGGGTACAATCCGGCCAAGATTCCTTTTGTTCCCATCTCAGGTTTAGAAGGGGACAACCTGATTGAGAGGTCGAATAACCTTCCCTGGTACGAGGGTCCAACTCTTCTTGAAGCACTTCACCAGATTCAAGATCCTAAGACACCCTCTGACAAAAGTTTGGAGAAGAAGGAGCATCCTAATGGAGGTAAGAGCATCAAGTCTGCTGCCATGAGGAGAGGTAAGAAATTTGGGACTGCTATAGTTAAAGGAGGTAAAAAACTTGTGGCTGCAATGGTTACTGGAGGTAAGAAATCTTTGGCTGCTATAGTTGAAGGAGGTAAGAAATTTGGGCCTCCTTGTCTTAATGCATGTGTTGTAGGAGGGATCCAGGCTGCTGTGGCTCTGGCAACTTAA